The Caproicibacterium lactatifermentans genome contains a region encoding:
- a CDS encoding IS3 family transposase, with protein MYMNGSPEVRYRIINETISQDDNLLNISYLCEIAGVSRSGFYYWRGHQTERTASDEADQRDFDLIVAAYNFRGYSKGARGIHMRLRHQDPPVLMNTKKIRRLMKKYHLVCPVRKVNPYRKLGKRLQENRTAPNILNRQFKSFGPRTVLLTDITYIPRPVHRDSSQRAYYYSYVCVIMDAFTKEVLACTCSNSCDTDFVLDTVNQLMEKHGSELHTDALIHSDQGCQYTSSKFVAILNDYNLRQSMSRRGNCWDNAPQESLFGHMKDELPPVGSYGHAVIAERVYAWIEYYNNDRYQWSLAKLSPCEYYKFVMTGIYPLDTFGGAAPNPPEFNAFVSGKGKEKDEAKAPPSPQT; from the coding sequence ATGTATATGAATGGTTCCCCAGAAGTCCGCTACCGCATCATAAATGAAACCATTAGCCAGGATGACAATCTTCTGAATATTTCTTATCTTTGTGAAATAGCAGGCGTATCTCGTTCGGGATTTTATTACTGGCGTGGACATCAGACCGAGCGGACAGCATCCGATGAGGCCGATCAAAGAGACTTTGACCTCATTGTGGCTGCATACAATTTCCGCGGATATTCAAAAGGCGCACGCGGTATACACATGAGACTGCGGCATCAGGATCCCCCGGTGCTTATGAACACAAAGAAGATTCGCAGACTGATGAAAAAGTATCACCTCGTATGTCCGGTACGAAAGGTAAATCCGTACCGCAAGCTCGGCAAGCGTCTACAGGAAAACAGGACAGCTCCGAACATACTAAACAGACAGTTTAAGTCATTTGGACCGCGCACTGTTCTGCTGACGGACATTACATATATTCCGAGACCGGTACACCGAGATAGCAGCCAACGAGCTTACTATTATTCATACGTCTGTGTGATCATGGACGCATTCACAAAAGAAGTTTTGGCCTGTACCTGCAGTAACTCCTGTGATACAGATTTCGTCTTGGACACCGTAAATCAACTGATGGAAAAGCATGGGTCTGAACTTCACACGGACGCCCTGATCCATTCAGATCAAGGATGCCAATACACCAGTTCTAAATTCGTTGCCATTCTGAATGATTACAACCTCCGTCAATCCATGTCCCGCAGAGGAAATTGTTGGGACAATGCACCGCAGGAAAGCCTATTTGGACACATGAAGGATGAACTGCCACCGGTTGGATCTTATGGACATGCAGTAATTGCTGAACGTGTTTACGCTTGGATTGAGTATTATAACAACGACCGGTATCAATGGAGCCTTGCCAAGCTCTCGCCGTGTGAGTACTACAAGTTTGTCATGACGGGAATTTATCCGTTGGATACATTTGGGGGCGCTGCCCCCAACCCCCCGGAGTTTAACGCTTTTGTTTCCGGGAAAGGCAAAGAAAAAGACGAAGCCAAAGCTCCGCCTTCCCCGCAAACCTGA
- a CDS encoding polysaccharide pyruvyl transferase family protein encodes MISLYAHGGSGNHGCEALVRATAKILNPLKCDCFSLNPLEDKKYSVNDIASIKESVVKHGTLTWFFWSVLCKLKISNPVKKIYYYFLKDSPDVALSIGGDNYCYDGFPESLAYMNSKLNKVGCKTVLWGCSVEPEILQNPEIVEDMNRYALITARESITYHALINAGVGNTRLFPDPAFQLDCVKLPLLDGFIEGNTVGINLSPMIIDNETADGVTYKNYENLIQYILDTTDMAVALIPHVVWEANDDRVPLRALYHAFQDTHRVVMIEDHNCMELKGYISRCRFFVGARTHSTIAAYSTCVPTLVVGYSVKAKGIAKDIFGTYDHYVLPVQSLKDPDELMHAFDWLMQNEVTIRTHLQQFMPSYCAKAMEAGNEVKQLVPGAVG; translated from the coding sequence ATGATATCTTTGTATGCACATGGTGGAAGCGGAAATCATGGCTGTGAAGCACTAGTACGGGCAACAGCTAAAATTTTAAATCCTTTAAAATGTGATTGCTTTTCCCTTAACCCTTTAGAGGACAAAAAATATTCAGTAAACGATATTGCAAGTATTAAAGAGAGTGTAGTTAAACATGGTACACTTACATGGTTTTTTTGGTCAGTACTGTGCAAACTCAAAATATCAAATCCCGTTAAAAAAATATACTATTATTTTCTTAAAGATTCCCCAGATGTCGCCTTATCTATAGGCGGCGATAATTACTGCTATGATGGTTTTCCGGAATCACTTGCATATATGAACAGCAAGCTTAACAAAGTGGGTTGCAAAACTGTGCTGTGGGGCTGTTCAGTCGAGCCAGAGATTCTTCAAAATCCAGAAATCGTTGAGGATATGAATAGATATGCCCTCATTACAGCGCGCGAATCTATTACCTATCACGCACTTATAAATGCAGGTGTAGGGAACACAAGATTGTTTCCGGACCCGGCCTTTCAGCTGGACTGTGTAAAATTACCGTTGCTGGATGGCTTTATTGAGGGCAATACGGTTGGCATTAACCTTAGTCCTATGATAATTGACAACGAAACTGCTGACGGAGTTACATATAAAAATTATGAAAATTTGATACAGTATATTCTTGATACAACAGATATGGCGGTTGCTCTCATTCCTCACGTTGTTTGGGAAGCCAATGACGACCGTGTACCGCTCAGAGCATTGTACCATGCTTTTCAGGACACACACCGCGTTGTAATGATAGAAGACCACAACTGCATGGAACTGAAAGGCTATATCAGCCGCTGCCGGTTTTTTGTTGGCGCGCGTACGCATTCCACTATAGCAGCGTATTCAACTTGTGTGCCAACTTTGGTGGTGGGGTATTCTGTTAAAGCAAAAGGGATTGCAAAAGATATTTTCGGAACATATGACCATTATGTTTTGCCGGTACAATCGCTTAAAGACCCGGATGAGCTGATGCATGCCTTTGACTGGCTTATGCAGAACGAAGTGACCATTAGAACACATTTACAGCAGTTTATGCCGTCTTATTGTGCCAAGGCGATGGAGGCGGGAAATGAAGTAAAGCAACTGGTGCCTGGTGCTGTTGGATAA
- a CDS encoding lipopolysaccharide biosynthesis protein, with translation MQQKSRSVNSAKNIIWGYAGTVLNLLLAFISRTVFINVLGTTYLGINGLFTNVLNILSFSELGIGTAMNYSLYKPVAEDDKEKIKSLMHVYKKAYRIVAAIVATVGLILLPFLRYFIKGAEGVANLQIYYLIFLFNTISSYFVSYKYGLVNAEQQNYILTNIDSVCRIVITIVQIIALELYHNFLVYLLVQAGLQLVQKIITALYLDKRYEYLRSKDVKPLDKKTKNNLIKNIKALILHKIGDISVYQTDNIIISAFINVAVVGLVSNYNIIISAATGFITVAMTGIVSSCGNLIATENKDKQFEVFNVYDFCGFWLYSFETIALVILFQPFITLWIGADKKIDNISLALILFNNYFVGQRAAVFNFKSAGGLFDPDKYASIIQAILNLIISIVCVIKMGLPGVYVGTIVSGIVITIWKPIVLYKYLFHKSSISYFIRMLRNLAITFAMICLLELIKHFVMSTVTILNFILMALITFIVPNVIYIFIFHRNSECKVLLKTVKFLKGRLKSHDH, from the coding sequence ATGCAACAGAAGTCCAGATCAGTTAATTCGGCAAAAAATATTATTTGGGGATATGCGGGAACAGTATTAAATTTGTTACTCGCGTTTATTTCAAGAACTGTATTTATTAATGTGCTCGGTACTACATACCTTGGAATTAATGGGCTATTTACCAATGTGCTGAATATATTGTCCTTTTCCGAACTGGGCATCGGTACTGCTATGAATTACAGCTTATATAAACCAGTTGCCGAAGATGACAAAGAAAAGATCAAATCCTTAATGCATGTTTATAAGAAAGCCTATCGGATTGTAGCAGCTATTGTTGCAACGGTTGGGCTTATCTTGCTACCCTTTTTGAGATACTTTATTAAAGGTGCAGAAGGGGTAGCAAATCTACAAATTTATTATTTGATATTTCTTTTTAATACGATTTCTTCCTATTTTGTATCTTATAAATATGGACTGGTAAATGCGGAACAACAGAATTATATACTTACAAATATTGATTCTGTATGTCGTATCGTTATTACTATTGTTCAAATAATTGCGTTAGAGTTATACCACAATTTTCTTGTCTATCTTCTTGTTCAGGCCGGCTTACAACTTGTTCAAAAGATTATCACTGCGCTATATCTGGATAAAAGATACGAATATCTAAGAAGCAAAGATGTTAAACCACTTGATAAAAAGACCAAGAACAATTTGATTAAGAACATTAAAGCTCTTATTCTTCATAAAATCGGGGATATCAGTGTTTATCAAACTGATAATATTATTATATCGGCTTTTATCAACGTCGCGGTTGTTGGACTGGTATCAAACTATAATATTATTATATCAGCTGCAACAGGGTTTATAACCGTTGCTATGACAGGCATTGTTTCAAGCTGCGGAAACTTAATTGCAACTGAGAACAAAGATAAACAGTTTGAAGTTTTTAACGTTTATGATTTCTGCGGATTTTGGTTATATAGTTTTGAAACAATAGCACTGGTAATTCTGTTCCAACCGTTTATTACATTATGGATTGGTGCAGATAAAAAAATAGATAATATTTCATTGGCCCTTATTTTGTTCAATAATTATTTTGTTGGTCAAAGGGCTGCAGTATTTAATTTTAAATCTGCGGGCGGCCTTTTTGATCCTGATAAATATGCATCCATTATACAGGCAATACTTAATCTCATTATTAGTATTGTTTGCGTTATAAAAATGGGTCTCCCTGGTGTTTATGTAGGCACGATAGTGTCAGGCATAGTTATAACTATTTGGAAGCCAATCGTTCTGTATAAGTATCTTTTTCATAAAAGCTCCATTTCATATTTCATTAGGATGTTAAGAAATTTAGCGATTACTTTCGCAATGATATGTTTACTTGAACTTATTAAACACTTTGTTATGAGCACAGTAACAATTTTAAATTTCATATTAATGGCACTCATCACATTTATAGTTCCTAACGTAATTTATATTTTCATTTTTCATCGAAACAGTGAGTGCAAAGTGCTTCTAAAGACAGTGAAATTCCTTAAAGGTAGGCTTAAATCTCATGACCACTAA
- a CDS encoding glycosyltransferase family 2 protein, which translates to MTTNPLVSIITPCYNGEKFIGRFLNSVLAQTYPNIELFVVDDGSTDNTKNIVYSYIKQFQMKGMQLHYIYQKHSGQAAAMNKALNLFHGDYLTWLDSDDYFKSNSIIQRVKFLENNLQYGFCICPAENVNERDIRKVVDIRYRKKPIGQDNLFIDLLTETNVVFESGGGMMIRKDSFCKVCPTRQIYPSREGQNWQLMLPVAYYYKCGYVEEPLYVVVNRGNSHSHIFRTPEQWFERYEGFKDLLFHVIKDMKIPEEKEILDMLEIKYAHREIRLAPELPDLALLKNAYQCLLSHKELGPKDNLAYFVGRHKGLRFPYEAAKQCWHKMKEKKNEIN; encoded by the coding sequence ATGACCACTAATCCATTGGTAAGTATTATAACCCCTTGTTATAATGGTGAAAAATTCATTGGCCGTTTTTTGAATTCAGTATTGGCACAAACCTATCCCAATATAGAACTATTCGTAGTGGACGACGGATCAACAGACAATACCAAAAATATAGTTTACAGCTACATAAAACAATTCCAGATGAAAGGAATGCAGCTCCATTATATTTATCAGAAGCATTCTGGACAAGCAGCTGCAATGAATAAAGCGCTTAATTTGTTTCATGGGGACTATCTTACATGGCTGGACTCTGACGATTATTTCAAATCAAATTCAATTATTCAGCGTGTCAAATTTTTAGAAAACAACTTACAATATGGATTTTGTATTTGTCCGGCAGAAAATGTGAATGAAAGAGATATTAGGAAAGTCGTTGATATAAGATATCGTAAAAAGCCAATAGGGCAAGACAACTTATTTATAGATTTACTAACAGAAACAAATGTCGTATTTGAGAGCGGTGGAGGCATGATGATTCGCAAAGATTCGTTTTGTAAAGTATGTCCTACCAGACAAATATACCCGTCTAGAGAAGGACAGAATTGGCAGCTAATGCTTCCTGTCGCTTATTACTACAAATGTGGATATGTAGAAGAACCCCTGTATGTGGTGGTGAACAGGGGAAATAGCCATTCACATATCTTTCGTACACCGGAACAGTGGTTTGAACGATATGAAGGCTTTAAAGATCTTCTTTTTCATGTTATAAAGGACATGAAAATTCCAGAAGAGAAAGAAATTTTAGATATGCTTGAAATTAAATATGCACATCGAGAAATAAGACTGGCACCGGAACTACCCGACTTGGCATTACTGAAAAATGCATATCAATGTTTGCTTAGCCACAAAGAATTAGGACCCAAGGATAATTTGGCATACTTTGTAGGAAGGCATAAGGGACTGCGCTTCCCTTATGAAGCCGCAAAGCAGTGTTGGCATAAGATGAAGGAAAAGAAAAATGAAATTAATTAA
- a CDS encoding Coenzyme F420 hydrogenase/dehydrogenase, beta subunit C-terminal domain, producing MKLIKQKQNCSGCSACASICPNHCITMKEDKEGFLYPFIDDTQCINCGKCKSRCPVFQQRKVQRKPKAFAAYSKHDSVREASSSGGLFTELAQQVLQSGGAVFGASFDDCFHVVHTYVQNTQDLNKLRGSKYVQSSIGDAYAETEALLKEGRKVYFSGTPCQISGLKTYLEKDYENLVCQDLICHGTPSPKVWRNYVRFREDTAQSSAHKISFRNKTQGWQKFSLLFQFINGTEYRQTLDCDSYLHLFLSNVCLRPSCSNCAFKGLDRQSDITLADFWGVNQMMPSMFDDKGTSLVIVNTDKGKKLFDSISDSVIVKPVDFNQAIQYNPAIGQSVEASPKRESFFTDLEKEPFEEVLKKYGSDSFSTKIKRKTKGAIKQTLSSLGMLDKVKQWVHR from the coding sequence ATGAAATTAATTAAACAAAAGCAGAACTGTTCCGGCTGTAGTGCTTGTGCCAGTATTTGTCCGAACCATTGTATTACAATGAAAGAAGATAAAGAGGGATTTTTATATCCTTTTATTGATGATACACAGTGTATCAACTGTGGCAAATGTAAAAGCCGCTGTCCTGTTTTTCAGCAGCGGAAAGTTCAGAGAAAACCGAAGGCTTTTGCAGCTTACAGCAAACATGATTCTGTACGCGAGGCGAGTTCCTCTGGAGGGTTGTTTACAGAACTTGCGCAGCAGGTTCTTCAAAGCGGCGGGGCAGTCTTCGGGGCCAGCTTTGATGATTGCTTTCATGTGGTACATACCTATGTGCAAAATACACAGGACCTTAACAAATTGCGGGGTTCGAAGTATGTTCAGAGCAGTATAGGGGATGCCTATGCAGAAACAGAGGCACTTTTAAAAGAAGGGCGAAAAGTATATTTTAGTGGAACACCTTGTCAAATAAGTGGGCTTAAAACTTATTTAGAAAAAGATTATGAAAATTTAGTTTGTCAGGATTTAATTTGTCATGGAACACCGTCACCGAAAGTTTGGCGTAACTATGTGCGATTTCGCGAAGATACTGCACAGAGTTCTGCGCATAAAATTTCCTTTAGAAACAAAACACAAGGTTGGCAAAAATTTTCACTGTTGTTTCAATTTATCAATGGCACTGAATATCGCCAGACCTTAGACTGCGACAGTTACCTTCATTTGTTTTTATCAAATGTCTGCTTGCGTCCTTCCTGCAGTAACTGTGCTTTTAAAGGGTTAGACCGGCAAAGTGATATTACATTGGCGGATTTTTGGGGAGTTAACCAGATGATGCCCTCTATGTTTGATGACAAAGGTACGTCCTTGGTGATTGTCAACACAGACAAAGGGAAAAAATTGTTCGACAGCATTTCCGATTCCGTTATTGTAAAGCCTGTGGATTTCAATCAAGCAATTCAATATAATCCGGCAATCGGCCAGTCAGTGGAAGCAAGCCCCAAACGGGAATCCTTTTTTACCGATTTAGAAAAAGAGCCATTTGAAGAAGTGCTTAAAAAATATGGGTCTGATTCCTTCTCTACTAAAATAAAAAGGAAAACGAAGGGTGCAATTAAACAGACTTTGTCCTCCCTTGGAATGCTCGATAAAGTGAAACAATGGGTGCACCGATAG
- a CDS encoding tyrosine-type recombinase/integrase, with protein MRLRRETGINFLTTHVYRHTFATRALEDGMNVKALSKILGHTNVAFTMQRYCSPDIEFLQEQTDMLDQK; from the coding sequence ATGCGTTTGCGCAGAGAAACTGGCATTAATTTTTTAACGACTCATGTTTACAGACATACGTTCGCTACGCGAGCTTTGGAAGATGGCATGAATGTAAAAGCGCTGTCTAAAATTCTCGGCCATACGAACGTTGCCTTTACCATGCAGCGCTACTGTTCCCCTGATATTGAATTTCTGCAGGAGCAAACGGATATGCTGGACCAGAAATAA
- a CDS encoding site-specific integrase — protein MNSFHAQRIINSLADKYSKSTLNEMRVIFHQSFEAASQIPSMHVNRIGKMRIPDRASQKHVRALTRAEQEAVEEAAQHVYMGYLAIFFLRTGLRSAELCNLKWQDFNEKRRMIFVRKSKTPSGVRFIPLRNEALQIILMQPKNTAVIMLFFTRSGMELLLQHLYCRIVYAFAQRNWH, from the coding sequence ATGAACAGTTTTCATGCACAGCGAATCATTAACAGCCTTGCGGATAAATACTCAAAATCCACGTTAAATGAAATGCGTGTCATTTTTCATCAGTCCTTTGAAGCTGCCAGTCAAATCCCTTCCATGCATGTAAATCGAATTGGGAAGATGCGCATCCCGGATCGCGCTTCACAAAAGCACGTTCGCGCGTTGACACGTGCAGAGCAGGAAGCGGTAGAAGAGGCTGCTCAGCACGTTTATATGGGCTATCTGGCTATCTTCTTTCTGCGAACTGGATTACGGTCAGCTGAGTTGTGCAATCTGAAGTGGCAAGATTTTAACGAAAAAAGGAGGATGATTTTCGTCCGTAAAAGTAAAACCCCCTCTGGTGTTCGATTCATTCCATTGCGGAATGAGGCTTTGCAAATTATTTTAATGCAACCCAAAAACACAGCCGTGATAATGCTATTTTTCACTAGGAGCGGTATGGAACTCCTATTACAGCATCTGTACTGCAGAATTGTATATGCGTTTGCGCAGAGAAACTGGCATTAA
- a CDS encoding helix-turn-helix domain-containing protein, with product MQNYYIASTAAYQVPISSTAYKVLSYLQQCADYKTRTCFPKRKTIAAKCGISVRSVVRSINNLCAADLLKRTFQFARFAGDNAIRQKENLYTVIDEPQEALPCDYINNHGVNMVNNKSLSNGRTKPVRLYAAKTANFSTLTGNELKVYNYITLRAGKQGSCYLSKKAIATACNCSTITVYRCIKCLANQGLLCVQAQTRKEFAGNDGTACNLYTVVHYSQRFRLASIKLLFACLLNQSLCCTPISSLFVTGGHITVVTPGTPTLKNMTSNRKRTSKNKD from the coding sequence ATGCAAAACTATTATATAGCTTCCACCGCCGCCTATCAGGTCCCCATCAGCAGCACAGCTTATAAAGTATTGTCTTATTTGCAGCAATGTGCGGATTACAAGACACGCACCTGCTTCCCTAAACGCAAAACCATTGCGGCAAAGTGCGGTATCAGTGTACGCAGCGTTGTACGATCCATAAATAACCTTTGCGCCGCCGATCTGCTGAAGCGTACTTTTCAGTTCGCACGTTTTGCTGGGGACAATGCCATCAGGCAAAAGGAGAATCTATATACTGTCATAGATGAGCCACAAGAGGCTCTGCCATGCGATTATATCAATAATCATGGTGTGAATATGGTAAATAATAAAAGTCTCTCTAATGGCCGTACAAAGCCCGTTAGGCTGTACGCAGCTAAAACTGCTAATTTCTCCACTCTCACAGGCAACGAATTGAAAGTGTACAATTATATAACTCTACGTGCGGGGAAACAAGGAAGCTGCTATCTGTCTAAAAAAGCAATTGCCACTGCCTGCAACTGCAGCACTATTACCGTATATCGCTGCATTAAGTGTTTAGCTAATCAGGGCCTGTTGTGCGTTCAGGCACAGACTCGCAAAGAATTCGCGGGAAACGATGGTACAGCCTGTAATCTATACACAGTCGTCCACTATTCCCAGCGTTTCCGCCTGGCTTCCATAAAGCTCCTGTTTGCGTGTTTGTTAAACCAATCTTTGTGCTGCACCCCCATTTCATCTCTATTTGTCACGGGGGGCCATATCACGGTTGTCACCCCAGGAACACCTACCCTAAAGAACATGACCTCAAATAGAAAAAGAACTTCTAAAAATAAAGATTAA
- a CDS encoding type IA DNA topoisomerase → MLINDNTPSEIQKAFKNLQQNDRFVSIGRAARARAICDYIFGINYSRFFGLTLGVKGLSVGRVQTPTLGLVVNRDQQIENHIKQEYFELTADASLDERSVSFAFKPDKPYLDNAGHITDQSFLSDISAHVAVPASATVVKLQKTEAPPLPFNLVKLQAHMNEKYNLPVSRTLEITQELRDKYKAITYNRSDCQYLNAEQHAAAPQVLPGVMERLGLQLPLNYGIRSKCFNDANVTAHHAIIPTAAKFDLSSLSDDQKAVYTEIAKRYLIQFLPPIAPEETKAAVSVPGKGTFQANSVHVLDKGFAAFYPAKSFKETALSGIPTGGYSVKLENYRIAEKYTAPPKRYTQATLITDMTQVAKYVTDPQAKAALQAKDKDKKGENGSIGTPATRDKIIETLIKRGYAQDDGKHLVSTQYGRQLYDLLPDDIKKPDLTALWWTIQEDIKSGNAKISDMTNSVLSSIRSHLKDDYSTAHVDHADDKKEIGKCPLCGKPVYENQKAFGCSGYKQGCKFAIWKDNGFFKHFGKRVTPSAAKALLGPHHRYLEKNLTGKTGRKYDAYFVMKIKDNRPDFSLEFPQKRKDEGGRKQK, encoded by the coding sequence GTGCTGATAAACGACAACACACCATCTGAAATTCAAAAAGCTTTCAAGAATTTACAGCAAAACGATAGGTTCGTTTCTATCGGCCGTGCTGCCCGCGCACGGGCGATTTGCGACTACATCTTTGGAATTAACTACAGCCGCTTTTTCGGCCTTACACTCGGCGTGAAAGGGCTTTCTGTTGGCCGGGTGCAGACTCCTACTTTGGGACTCGTTGTCAACCGCGACCAGCAGATTGAAAATCACATAAAGCAGGAATACTTTGAATTGACCGCAGATGCTTCTCTGGACGAAAGGAGCGTAAGTTTTGCCTTTAAGCCAGATAAACCCTATTTGGACAATGCCGGACATATAACGGACCAGTCCTTTCTTTCAGATATTTCTGCCCATGTAGCGGTTCCCGCTTCTGCCACTGTTGTAAAATTGCAGAAAACAGAAGCTCCTCCCCTGCCCTTTAACCTTGTAAAATTGCAGGCACATATGAACGAAAAATATAATCTCCCGGTTTCACGCACGCTGGAAATCACACAGGAACTGCGCGACAAATACAAGGCAATTACATACAACCGATCAGACTGTCAATATCTAAACGCTGAACAGCACGCTGCGGCGCCGCAGGTACTGCCGGGTGTTATGGAACGCCTTGGTCTGCAGCTGCCGCTCAATTATGGTATTCGGTCAAAATGCTTTAACGATGCAAACGTGACAGCACATCATGCTATTATTCCAACCGCCGCCAAGTTTGATCTTTCTTCCCTATCCGATGACCAGAAAGCAGTTTACACGGAAATTGCAAAACGGTATCTCATACAGTTTTTACCTCCTATCGCGCCGGAGGAAACAAAGGCCGCCGTTTCTGTTCCGGGCAAAGGAACCTTCCAGGCCAATTCCGTTCACGTTCTGGATAAAGGATTTGCAGCCTTTTATCCGGCAAAGTCATTTAAAGAGACAGCCTTGAGTGGCATACCAACTGGCGGTTATTCCGTGAAGCTGGAAAATTATCGAATAGCAGAAAAATACACTGCACCGCCGAAGCGGTACACCCAAGCGACCCTGATTACAGATATGACACAGGTAGCAAAGTATGTGACCGATCCGCAGGCAAAGGCCGCGCTGCAGGCGAAGGATAAAGACAAAAAGGGCGAAAATGGCTCTATCGGTACACCAGCGACACGCGATAAAATTATCGAAACGCTGATAAAACGCGGGTATGCACAAGATGACGGCAAGCATTTGGTATCTACGCAGTACGGACGCCAGCTCTATGACCTACTGCCGGACGACATTAAAAAGCCAGACCTGACAGCTCTCTGGTGGACAATTCAGGAAGATATTAAATCTGGCAACGCAAAAATCTCTGATATGACAAATTCTGTGCTTTCGTCTATTCGCAGCCATCTGAAAGATGATTATTCCACTGCCCATGTTGACCATGCAGATGATAAAAAGGAAATCGGAAAATGCCCTCTCTGCGGAAAGCCGGTCTATGAAAATCAAAAAGCTTTTGGCTGCTCCGGTTACAAGCAAGGCTGCAAATTTGCTATCTGGAAAGACAACGGATTTTTCAAGCACTTTGGCAAGAGGGTAACGCCCTCTGCGGCAAAAGCACTGCTGGGACCACATCATCGTTATTTGGAAAAGAATCTAACAGGAAAAACCGGCCGGAAATATGACGCCTACTTCGTTATGAAAATAAAAGACAATCGGCCGGACTTTTCATTGGAGTTCCCTCAGAAAAGGAAGGATGAAGGAGGAAGAAAACAAAAATGA
- a CDS encoding DUF3955 domain-containing protein, with amino-acid sequence MKIPCEVIKDLLPLYYDKVCSKESCSLVEEHLNQCPQCADELQKLKMSLEKPSASEEDVNVMKRISAAWKKDKRVSFARGSMLVSALAAMICFISYHIIGAEVLPGGRLAEPFALLPIGYLFVLVFMISIVFNFIFLKKQK; translated from the coding sequence ATGAAAATTCCATGTGAAGTTATTAAAGATTTGCTGCCACTCTATTATGATAAGGTCTGCAGCAAAGAAAGCTGTTCATTGGTTGAGGAACATTTAAACCAATGCCCGCAGTGCGCGGATGAATTGCAAAAACTGAAGATGAGCTTAGAAAAGCCATCGGCGTCAGAGGAAGATGTAAACGTCATGAAACGAATTTCCGCGGCATGGAAAAAGGATAAGAGAGTTTCATTCGCAAGAGGTTCTATGCTTGTTTCAGCTTTGGCGGCAATGATTTGCTTTATTTCCTACCATATTATCGGCGCGGAGGTTTTGCCGGGTGGGAGATTGGCTGAACCGTTTGCACTTTTACCAATCGGTTATCTATTCGTTTTAGTGTTTATGATTTCCATAGTTTTCAACTTTATATTTTTAAAAAAGCAAAAATAA
- a CDS encoding RNA polymerase sigma factor has translation MTEFEEIYSNYFKDVYRYSLVLSKNKSIAEDITQETFFKALKKIDAFKGDCKISVWLCQIAKNTYFSYLKKQPYLLEDIDNVVNIPGDDFEQKIIADGNVYEIHKLIHGLEEPYKEVFMLRFFGALSFRKIAELFGKTESWARVTYHRARAKLKEALL, from the coding sequence GTGACTGAATTTGAAGAAATATACTCCAACTATTTTAAGGATGTATACAGATATTCGTTAGTTCTTTCAAAAAATAAAAGCATCGCGGAGGATATCACGCAAGAAACGTTTTTTAAGGCGCTGAAAAAAATCGATGCCTTTAAAGGAGATTGTAAAATCAGTGTCTGGCTCTGCCAAATCGCGAAAAACACATATTTTTCATATTTAAAAAAGCAGCCCTACCTGCTTGAAGATATTGATAATGTGGTTAATATCCCAGGCGATGATTTCGAACAAAAAATAATCGCGGATGGAAATGTTTATGAAATCCACAAACTCATCCATGGTTTAGAGGAACCATATAAAGAGGTGTTTATGCTCCGCTTTTTTGGGGCTCTGTCATTTCGTAAGATTGCCGAGTTGTTTGGAAAAACGGAAAGCTGGGCAAGAGTCACTTATCATCGCGCGCGAGCAAAATTAAAGGAGGCATTGTTATGA